In Solanum stenotomum isolate F172 chromosome 6, ASM1918654v1, whole genome shotgun sequence, one DNA window encodes the following:
- the LOC125868765 gene encoding uncharacterized protein LOC125868765 has translation MTEVPRTLKEWWGNIRVAYGNEIMLHLGSLTDLLNVEANKSLITLMIEFWQPTTVTFQFTDFEITPTLEEISQIADLPLVGRVPLAPRTTSGINFLQSLGLRVGQCLRRVDEGWVKLDYLFKRFGRRDSYDRFHQEFFISRVDWEKLRAIVFVTAFLGIMIFPKKKGCVDINLLPMIIFMFRGPIRVTIVPMILAEIFRSLSLCSTGYDHFKGSNLLLQIWVLEHFYQRHAENGVEADLRNKIRSHATRLSMWDAPNDEDGWRLFLTHVTGNRIQWRLPWVHGRALLRTNQDYFIELIGLEGFQPYAPLRVLRQFGITQGVPLWSNMALIEVDYEGRIPIERIAVLVQGWYGILDSDMGVES, from the coding sequence ATGACTGAGGTCCCTCGAACTTTGAAAGAGTGGTGGGGAAACATCCGAGTGGCCTACGGAAATGAGATTATGCTACACTTAGGGTCGTTAACTGATCTGCTGAATGTGGAGGCAAACAAGTCACTCATTACTCTAATGATTGAATTTTGGCAACCAACAACGGTGACCTTCCAGTTCACAGATTTTGAAATCACACCAACATTGGAAGAGATAAGTCAAATTGCTGACTTACCGTTGGTTGGCAGAGTACCTTTGGCCCCGCGCACTACGTCAGGAATCAATTTTCTCCAGTCTTTGGGTTTGAGGGTAGGCCAATGTTTGCGAAGAGTTGATGAAGGATGGGTCAAGTTGGATTATCTGTTTAAAAGGTTCGGTCGTCGAGATAGCTATGATAGGTTCCATCAAGAATTCTTCATCTCCAGGGTTGATTGGGAAAAACTCAGGGCTATTGTCTTCGTGACGGCCTTTTTGGGTATTATGATTTTCCCAAAGAAAAAGGGGTGTGTCGACATCAACCTATTGCCTATGATCATCTTCATGTTTAGGGGACCTATTAGAGTGACCATCGTACCCATGATCTTGGCAGAAATATTTCGATCATTATCCCTCTGCTCTACAGGATATGATCACTTTAAGGGAAGTAACTTGTTGCTGCAGATTTGGGTGTTGGAACACTTTTATCAAAGACATGCAGAAAATGGCGTTGAAGCAGACTTACGCAACAAAATCAGAAGCCACGCAACGAGATTGAGCATGTGGGATGCCCCAAATGATGAAGATGGTTGGCGCCTTTTCCTGACCCACGTCACAGGGAATCGCATTCAATGGAGACTACCGTGGGTCCATGGCCGAGCTTTGTTGAGAACTAACCAGGACTATTTCATTGAGTTGATTGGGTTGGAAGGCTTCCAGCCCTACGCACCTTTAAGAGTCCTCCGGCAGTTTGGGATTACCCAAGGCGTTCCTCTATGGTCAAATATGGCATTGATTGAGGTTGATTATGAAGGAAGAATTCCGATTGAAAGGATCGCTGTTTTAGTACAAGGATGGTACGGTATTCTTGACTCAGACATGGGAGTTGAATCATGA
- the LOC125868766 gene encoding uncharacterized protein LOC125868766 — protein MTDKDDFNAAANIMIPIENPEGSRNMMDIQNEEKMAHMEQELEILREELRQVRDLAKLSATTFPTFKTPIYFAKADFPNQPEQTQRAPTHGQVPPTSPTAVRTIPDLSNRDPTIPTTQQILGAHVVAPYETHVPPVYAAGAPTFTMPAVINTPYEVDQYEEMEKDARLKEDASINAQLQGLRKALKSLQVTRGTESLDYDNLCIHPDIDMPVGYKPPKFDMFDGKGDPHAHLRAYCDKLVGVGRNEKLRMKLFIRSLSGEALTWYTRQDPRKWRDWQEMAEDFMTRFRFNTEITADRFSLANIQKKPSENFQEYARRWRTEAARVQPPLDESELSKYFIRAQEGIYFDKMMSMMGQKFAELVKMGDFIEEGVKSGKIQSMVALQAASRAIQSGSIGGIKKKREDVSAVTYQPGGPSHRYPNNPQIAAHTSYVPVYNTQPHYNPPRAPAYQNPPRPYVPVQAPIHQNRPAYAPRPRPNPEARNARAYTPIAEPYAQLFERLRTAGVLQPVEGKLPDPIPRNFDGNKRCAYHSGVQGHDTEDCYGLKNQIESLIRRGVIKCTSAPPNVNNNPLPNHENREVNMVTLDDEYGTPDYPNIDEADAMTSSAQPVITVQLREPLTVQTYLPRVVVTTLIAKKLEYDTKAVPWDYRASAKGKMIDTAVAQGMTRSGRCYAPEDLNQRVLGKEQNPKENITDAEAAEFWKKMQSKDYSVEEQLKKTPAHISIWSLLMSSEAHRNALMEVLSGVIIPKETTSETLAATIGRIVEANKISFHDDELPAEGAGHNKALHIAVKCCDKIVTRVLIDGGSGCNICPFTTLTNLGVNMGEIKESRVKVRAFDGAQRSVIGEIHLTLKVGPAEFPILFQVMDVSSNYNLLLGRPWVHMAKAVPSTLHQCVKFEWGHTEVTIHGELSHPIHSVNSIPVTDELDGATFHTLEIMQAIRINEGAEAEDTKLSSAAKMVASEMLKYGYQPKNGLGPKSNGIVEPIQLKHQRGTNGLGYEPTFGRDCHRSSDTIFVPEQSSIPNQAGVDDITEGLGNLFVDMAGEEEGINLNKLTIRNAKPGEILQNWTTSPSLFQPKSW, from the coding sequence ATGACTGATAAAGACGACTTCAACGCCGCTGCAAACATAATGATACCTATTGAGAACCCTGAAGGTTCTCGAAACATGATGGACATccaaaatgaagagaaaatggCTCACATGGAGCAAGAACTCGAGATCTTGAGAGAAGAATTACGTCAAGTGCGAGACTTGGCCAAACTATCGGCTACCACTTTCCCTACTTTCAAGACGCCTATCTACTTCGCAAAAGCTGACTTCCCAAATCAGCCAGAACAAACTCAACGCGCTCCTACTCACGGTCAAGTACCACCAACTTCTCCAACCGCAGTCAGAACCATTCCCGACCTTTCCAACCGCGACCCTACCATACCCACAACGCAGCAGATACTTGGGGCACATGTCGTCGCTCCTTATGAGACACATGTTCCACCCGTATATGCTGCTGGGGCTCCTACCTTCACTATGCCAGCTGTGATTAATACCCCATACGAGGTCGATCAATAtgaagaaatggagaaagaTGCTCGGTTGAAAGAAGACGCGTCGATAAATGCCCAGCTTCAGGGTCTGAGAAAAGCATTGAAAAGCTTACAAGTCACTAGAGGGACAGAGAGTCTGGATTATGATAACTTGTGCATTCATCCAGACATTGACATGCCAGTAGGGTACAAACCACCGAAGTTTGACATGTTCGATGGAAAGGGCGACCCTCACGCACATTTAAGGGCATACTGTGACAAGTTAGTCGGTGTAGGGAGAAATGAGAAGTTGAGGATGAAGTTGTTCATTCGGAGTCTGTCTGGAGAAGCATTGACCTGGTACACCCGCCAAGACCCTCGCAAATGGCGTGACTGGCAGGAAATGGCCGAGGACTTCATGACTCGTTTCAGATTCAATACTGAAATTACTGCTGACAGATTCTCATTGGCCAATATACAGAAGAAGCCATCTGAGAATTTCCAAGAATATGCACGACGTTGGAGAACTGAGGCCGCGAGGGTGCAACCACCACTAGATGAGAGTGAGCTCTCGAAGTACTTTATTCGAGCTCAAGAAGGTATCTACTTTGACAAAATGATGTCAATGATGGGTCAAAAGTTTGCAGAATTGGTCAAGATGGGAGACTTTATAGAGGAAGGTGTTAAATCTGGGAAGATTCAGTCTATGGTCGCATTGCAAGCTGCAAGTAGGGCTATACAATCGGGTTCCATTGGCGGcatcaaaaagaaaagggagGATGTTTCAGCTGTCACTTACCAACCAGGAGGACCATCTCACCGATACCCCAATAATCCCCAAATCGCTGCGCATACTTCATACGTCCCAGTGTATAATACCCAACCACACTATAACCCACCCCGAGCACCAGCATACCAAAACCCTCCAAGACCATATGTCCCTGTCCAAGCACCAATTCACCAAAATAGACCAGCATATGCACCAAGACCACGTCCAAATCCTGAAGCTAGAAATGCTCGCGCTTACACACCGATTGCTGAGCCCTATGCTCAATTGTTTGAGAGGTTGAGGACAGCGGGAGTGCTGCAACCAGTTGAAGGAAAACTTCCTGATCCAATCCCTCGTAATTTTGATGGGAACAAGAGATGCGCTTACCACTCGGGAGTCCAGGGACACGACACAGAAGATTGTTATGGTTTGAAGAACCAGATCGAGTCTTTGATCAGAAGAGGAGTAATCAAATGCACTTCAGCACCTCCCAATGTGAACAACAATCCCTTGCCGAATCATGAGAATCGGGAAGTCAACATGGTTACTCTGGATGACGAATATGGGACCCCCGATTATCCAAACATAGATGAAGCGGATGCCATGACGTCTTCGGCGCAACCTGTTATCACTGTTCAACTAAGGGAACCTCTGACTGTCCAAACATACCTCCCAAGAGTTGTAGTGACCACTCTAATTGCTAAGAAGCTTGAGTATGACACCAAAGCAGTCCCTTGGGACTATCGAGCAAGTGCCAAGGGTAAAATGATCGACACTGCCGTGGCTCAAGGGATGACTAGGTCAGGGAGGTGCTATGCCCCAGAAGACCTAAATCAAAGAGTTCTCGGAAAAGAACAGAATCCAAAGGAGAATATTACCGATGCTGAAGCCGCAGAGTTTTGGAAGAAGATGCAGTCTAAAGACTATTCAGTTGAAGAACAGTTGAAGAAGACGCCAGCCCACATATCCATTTGGTCTTTGCTTATGAGTTCTGAAGCTCATAGGAATGCTTTGATGGAGGTGTTAAGCGGAGTGATAATTCCAAAAGAGACCACAAGTGAGACCTTAGCTGCAACGATTGGAAGAATAGTGGAAGCTAACAAGATTTCTTTCCACGATGATGAGTTGCCTGCAGAAGGGGCTGGTCACAACAAAGCGCTTCACATCGCAGTCAAATGTTGTGATAAGATTGTGACTCGAGTTTTAATTGATGGTGGCTCTGGATGCAACATCTGTCCTTTCACCACACTGACAAATTTAGGTGTTAATATGGGAGAGATAAAGGAAAGTCGTGTAAAAGTTAGAGCCTTTGATGGAGCGCAAAGAAGTGTCATCGGAGAGATACATCTCACATTGAAGGTGGGGCCGGCTGAATTCCCCATTCTATTTCAAGTGATGGATGTATCATCCAACTACAACCTGTTGTTGGGAAGACCATGGGTTCACATGGCAAAAGCTGTTCCTTCCACCCTTCATCAATGTGTAAAGTTTGAGTGGGGTCACACAGAAGTTACCATCCACGGAGAACTCAGTCACCCCATTCATTCTGTTAATTCTATCCCAGTCACCGACGAGTTAGACGGAGCCACTTTTCACACTTTGGAAATCATGCAAGCTATAAGGATTAATGAGGGAGCAGAGGCCGAAGATACCAAGTTGTCAAGTGCAGCAAAAATGGTTGCGTCAGAAATGTTGAAGTATGGGTATCAGCCTAAGAATGGACTTGGACCCAAGTCTAATGGCATAGTTGAGCCGATCCAGCTGAAGCATCAGAGAGGCACCAACGGACTAGGATATGAGCCTACCTTTGGAAGAGACTGTCACAGGTCAAGCGATACAATCTTTGTACCAGAACAATCTTCTATTCCAAATCAAGCTGGCGTTGATGACATCACAGAAGGATTAGGCAATCTGTTCGTGGACATGGCTGGAGAAGAGGAAGGGATAAATCTCAACAAGTTGACCATTCGTAATGCCAAACCTGGAGAGATCTTGCAGAATTGGACCACTAGCCCGTCCCTGTTTCAACCAAAGTCCTGGTAG